The Phoenix dactylifera cultivar Barhee BC4 chromosome 12, palm_55x_up_171113_PBpolish2nd_filt_p, whole genome shotgun sequence genome has a window encoding:
- the LOC103705907 gene encoding probable serine/threonine-protein kinase PBL8 isoform X2, protein MGNCGTREENAVVAAHAQAQQLQVFQLPVKNALPEKKYNRTFSDISDPSTPRNFEDSRNIAIYTNVISFTLFELETITKSFRPDYVLGEGGFGTVYKGYIDENVRVGLKSLPVAVKVLNKDGHQGHREWLTEVNFLGQLRHPNLVKLIGYCCEDDHRLLVYEFMFRGSLENHLFRKTAAPLSWATRMSIALGAAKGLAFLHNAERPVIYRDFKTSNILLDSDYTAKLSDFGLAKAGPQGDETHVSTRVMGTYGYAAPEYVMTGHLTARSDVYSFGVVLLELLTGRRSVDKTRPSKEQSLVDWARPKLNDKRKMLQIIDPRLEGQYSVRAAQKACSLAYYCLSQNPKARPLMSDVVETLEPLQSSNGSESSGHALLSNRLPDYRMHRRFTGNVVGCRASPGPKCSPSPVAACRVRTC, encoded by the exons ATGGGCAACTGCGGAACGCGGGAGGAGAATGCCGTCGTCGCTGCTCACGCCCAAG CCCAGCAGCTCCAGGTGTTCCAATTGCCTGTTAAGAATGCGCTTCCTGAGAAAAAGTACAACCGGACTTTCTCGGATATAAGCGATCCTTCAACTCCTCGGAATTTTGAAGATTCAAGGAACATTGCAATATACACCAATGTGATTTCCTTTACATTGTTTGAGCTTGAGACAATCACAAAGAGCTTCCGTCCGGATTATGTTCTTGGTGAAGGAGGGTTTGGGACCGTCTACAAGGGATACATAGATGAGAACGTGAGGGTTGGCCTCAAATCCCTTCCTGTTGCTGTCAAGGTCCTTAATAAAGATGGTCATCAAGGGCACAGAGAATGGCTT ACAGAGGTTAATTTCTTAGGACAGCTGAGGCATCCTAATCTAGTGAAGTTGATTGGGTATTGCTGCGAGGATGATCACAGGCTGCTTGTCTATGAGTTCATGTTCCGGGGAAGCCTTGAGAATCACTTATTTCGAA AGACAGCTGCTCCATTATCTTGGGCGACGAGAATGTCAATTGCACTTGGGGCTGCTAAAGGGCTAGCTTTCCTTCACAACGCAGAAAGGCCTGTAATCTACCGAGATTTTAAGACATCAAATATTTTGTTGGACTCT GATTATACAGCAAAACTTTCTGATTTTGGCCTTGCAAAAGCTGGACCACAGGGTGATGAGACCCATGTGTCAACACGGGTAATGGGAACCTATGGATATGCTGCTCCTGAATATGTAATGACCG GTCACTTGACAGCTAGGAGTGATGTCTACAGCTTCGGGGTTGTCCTTCTTGAGCTCTTAACAGGACGCCGGTCTGTGGACAAGACTCGCCCCAGCAAGGAGCAGAGCTTGGTTGACTGGGCTCGCCCCAAGCTTAATGACAAGAGGAAGATGCTGCAGATCATTGATCCCAGGTTGGAGGGTCAGTATTCAGTGCGAGCTGCACAGAAGGCCTGCAGCCTGGCATACTACTGCTTGAGCCAAAACCCAAAAGCAAGGCCCCTTATGAGCGATGTTGTGGAGACGCTTGAGCCCCTTCAGAGCAGCAATGGGAGTGAGAGCTCGGGTCATGCCCTACTGAGCAACAGGCTGCCTGACTACCGGATGCACCGCAGGTTCACGGGGAATGTTGTTGGATGTAGAGCAAGTCCTGGCCCGAAATGTTCCCCAAGTCCTGTGGCAGCTTGCAGGGTGAG GACATGTTAA
- the LOC103705907 gene encoding probable serine/threonine-protein kinase PBL8 isoform X1, translating to MGNCGTREENAVVAAHAQAQQLQVFQLPVKNALPEKKYNRTFSDISDPSTPRNFEDSRNIAIYTNVISFTLFELETITKSFRPDYVLGEGGFGTVYKGYIDENVRVGLKSLPVAVKVLNKDGHQGHREWLTEVNFLGQLRHPNLVKLIGYCCEDDHRLLVYEFMFRGSLENHLFRKTAAPLSWATRMSIALGAAKGLAFLHNAERPVIYRDFKTSNILLDSDYTAKLSDFGLAKAGPQGDETHVSTRVMGTYGYAAPEYVMTGHLTARSDVYSFGVVLLELLTGRRSVDKTRPSKEQSLVDWARPKLNDKRKMLQIIDPRLEGQYSVRAAQKACSLAYYCLSQNPKARPLMSDVVETLEPLQSSNGSESSGHALLSNRLPDYRMHRRFTGNVVGCRASPGPKCSPSPVAACRVRWNPEKKHVKVWEHVICLGNCYG from the exons ATGGGCAACTGCGGAACGCGGGAGGAGAATGCCGTCGTCGCTGCTCACGCCCAAG CCCAGCAGCTCCAGGTGTTCCAATTGCCTGTTAAGAATGCGCTTCCTGAGAAAAAGTACAACCGGACTTTCTCGGATATAAGCGATCCTTCAACTCCTCGGAATTTTGAAGATTCAAGGAACATTGCAATATACACCAATGTGATTTCCTTTACATTGTTTGAGCTTGAGACAATCACAAAGAGCTTCCGTCCGGATTATGTTCTTGGTGAAGGAGGGTTTGGGACCGTCTACAAGGGATACATAGATGAGAACGTGAGGGTTGGCCTCAAATCCCTTCCTGTTGCTGTCAAGGTCCTTAATAAAGATGGTCATCAAGGGCACAGAGAATGGCTT ACAGAGGTTAATTTCTTAGGACAGCTGAGGCATCCTAATCTAGTGAAGTTGATTGGGTATTGCTGCGAGGATGATCACAGGCTGCTTGTCTATGAGTTCATGTTCCGGGGAAGCCTTGAGAATCACTTATTTCGAA AGACAGCTGCTCCATTATCTTGGGCGACGAGAATGTCAATTGCACTTGGGGCTGCTAAAGGGCTAGCTTTCCTTCACAACGCAGAAAGGCCTGTAATCTACCGAGATTTTAAGACATCAAATATTTTGTTGGACTCT GATTATACAGCAAAACTTTCTGATTTTGGCCTTGCAAAAGCTGGACCACAGGGTGATGAGACCCATGTGTCAACACGGGTAATGGGAACCTATGGATATGCTGCTCCTGAATATGTAATGACCG GTCACTTGACAGCTAGGAGTGATGTCTACAGCTTCGGGGTTGTCCTTCTTGAGCTCTTAACAGGACGCCGGTCTGTGGACAAGACTCGCCCCAGCAAGGAGCAGAGCTTGGTTGACTGGGCTCGCCCCAAGCTTAATGACAAGAGGAAGATGCTGCAGATCATTGATCCCAGGTTGGAGGGTCAGTATTCAGTGCGAGCTGCACAGAAGGCCTGCAGCCTGGCATACTACTGCTTGAGCCAAAACCCAAAAGCAAGGCCCCTTATGAGCGATGTTGTGGAGACGCTTGAGCCCCTTCAGAGCAGCAATGGGAGTGAGAGCTCGGGTCATGCCCTACTGAGCAACAGGCTGCCTGACTACCGGATGCACCGCAGGTTCACGGGGAATGTTGTTGGATGTAGAGCAAGTCCTGGCCCGAAATGTTCCCCAAGTCCTGTGGCAGCTTGCAGGGTGAG GTGGAACCCTGAGAAGAAACATGTGAAGGTCTGGGAACATGTAATTTGTCTTGGCAATTGCTATGGTTAG
- the LOC103705908 gene encoding uncharacterized protein LOC103705908 isoform X2 yields the protein MVESWLLLPFPRTSMNCNLTCPKGLLYIESKKEKLLPSSSLPIHLLTTMGKLAPYLILTLTLLLTTLPTRGGAFASMEPQATIQYLPIGTVQNRSVDGVSAMDGDVDRRELNPFQLCLKCRCCTANDLSNCTSMPCCFDIDCDLPDKPYGVCAFVPKICSCNSCS from the exons ATGGTTGAATCCTGGCTCCTCCTCCCTTTCCCCAGAACTTCAATGAACTGCAACTTAACTTGCCCAAAAGGATTACTTTATATTGAATCAAAGAAGGAGAAGCTCTtgccttcctcctctctccccATCCATCTCTTGACCACCATGGGCAAGCTCGCTCCTTACCTCATTCTAACTCTCACTCTTCTCTTAACTACCCTCCCCACCAGAG GAGGAGCCTTCGCTTCCATGGAACCGCAAGCGACCATCCAATACCTACCGATTGGCACCGTTCAGAACCGCTCCGTCGATGGAGTCTCCGCCATGGATGGCGACGTCGACCGTCGTGAGCTCAACCCCTTCCAACTCTGCCTGAAGTGCCGGTGCTGCACCGCCAACGACCTGAGCAACTGCACGTCGATGCCATGCTGCTTTGACATCGACTGCGACCTCCCCGACAAGCCCTACGGCGTCTGCGCCTTCGTGCCCAAGATCTGCAGCTGCAACTCATGCAGCTGA
- the LOC103705908 gene encoding uncharacterized protein LOC103705908 isoform X1 codes for MVESWLLLPFPRTSMNCNLTCPKGLLYIESKKEKLLPSSSLPIHLLTTMGKLAPYLILTLTLLLTTLPTRAHMHAGGAFASMEPQATIQYLPIGTVQNRSVDGVSAMDGDVDRRELNPFQLCLKCRCCTANDLSNCTSMPCCFDIDCDLPDKPYGVCAFVPKICSCNSCS; via the exons ATGGTTGAATCCTGGCTCCTCCTCCCTTTCCCCAGAACTTCAATGAACTGCAACTTAACTTGCCCAAAAGGATTACTTTATATTGAATCAAAGAAGGAGAAGCTCTtgccttcctcctctctccccATCCATCTCTTGACCACCATGGGCAAGCTCGCTCCTTACCTCATTCTAACTCTCACTCTTCTCTTAACTACCCTCCCCACCAGAG CCCACATGCATGCAGGAGGAGCCTTCGCTTCCATGGAACCGCAAGCGACCATCCAATACCTACCGATTGGCACCGTTCAGAACCGCTCCGTCGATGGAGTCTCCGCCATGGATGGCGACGTCGACCGTCGTGAGCTCAACCCCTTCCAACTCTGCCTGAAGTGCCGGTGCTGCACCGCCAACGACCTGAGCAACTGCACGTCGATGCCATGCTGCTTTGACATCGACTGCGACCTCCCCGACAAGCCCTACGGCGTCTGCGCCTTCGTGCCCAAGATCTGCAGCTGCAACTCATGCAGCTGA